In a genomic window of Roseiflexus castenholzii DSM 13941:
- a CDS encoding MBL fold metallo-hydrolase, translating to MDAQPVELQPVDAVEVTILIDNVMDALLPGAPNVQRAPLRWESFEQAPLLAEHGFSALLTVEQQGRRASILYDVGMGRNTLVHNMDVLGVNPAEIRAIVLSHGHTDHHGGLSGLLARLGPRQMPLILHPDA from the coding sequence ATGGACGCCCAACCGGTAGAACTGCAACCCGTCGATGCTGTCGAGGTAACCATTCTGATCGACAATGTGATGGACGCACTGTTGCCGGGTGCGCCGAACGTCCAGCGCGCGCCGCTACGCTGGGAGAGTTTCGAGCAGGCGCCGCTCCTGGCAGAGCACGGTTTCTCGGCGCTGCTAACGGTCGAGCAGCAGGGTCGGCGCGCGTCGATTCTGTACGACGTTGGCATGGGGCGCAACACCCTGGTTCACAACATGGATGTGCTGGGTGTCAACCCCGCCGAGATTCGCGCGATTGTGCTATCTCACGGGCACACCGACCATCACGGCGGTTTGTCGGGTCTGCTGGCGCGCCTCGGTCCCCGTCAGATGCCGCTCATTCTCCACCCCGACGCCTGA
- a CDS encoding HyaD/HybD family hydrogenase maturation endopeptidase, whose amino-acid sequence MAPILVMGLGNVILRDEGLGVRALQRLMERYALPHNVEAIDAGALGLSLLAFLDGVEDVLIIDAVHSGGRSGTLVRLEGEEIARAEALHLLPQDVRLHELIALHGKGGSSPQRIVLWGMAPETSEPGLELTPACEARLDALVDAIVQELRSWGVDVRPLQECQTG is encoded by the coding sequence ATGGCGCCGATTCTTGTGATGGGATTGGGCAACGTGATCCTTCGTGATGAAGGGTTAGGTGTGCGCGCGTTGCAGCGTCTGATGGAACGTTACGCGCTGCCCCACAATGTCGAAGCGATCGATGCCGGTGCGCTTGGATTGTCGTTGCTCGCCTTTCTCGATGGCGTCGAGGACGTGCTGATCATCGACGCTGTTCACAGCGGCGGACGATCAGGAACGCTCGTTCGACTCGAAGGGGAAGAAATCGCGCGTGCCGAAGCCTTGCACCTCTTGCCGCAGGATGTTCGTTTGCATGAACTGATCGCCCTGCACGGGAAGGGAGGATCATCGCCGCAGCGAATAGTGCTCTGGGGAATGGCGCCAGAAACCTCCGAACCAGGGCTGGAGTTGACCCCTGCATGCGAAGCGCGGCTCGATGCACTCGTCGACGCCATTGTGCAGGAACTCCGCTCGTGGGGTGTCGATGTGCGACCGCTCCAGGAGTGTCAGACCGGTTAG
- a CDS encoding MBL fold metallo-hydrolase — MFPHGSELHLPAPNRADLEREGVTLVERRDPSLLIDNQVLVTGQVERVTPFEKGMPGHFAQTADGAWEPDPWLWDDQALVVNVRNHGLVVLSACSHSGIVNILHYARKLTGVHNIYGIIGGLHLSGKAFEPIIPDTVAALVEIAPRLALPGHCTGWKAQHAIARALPEAYVQTCTGTRVRVG; from the coding sequence GTGTTTCCTCATGGGAGCGAACTTCACCTGCCGGCGCCGAACCGCGCTGACCTCGAACGCGAGGGGGTCACGCTGGTGGAGCGGCGTGATCCATCGCTCCTGATCGACAACCAGGTGTTAGTGACGGGTCAGGTAGAGCGCGTGACGCCCTTTGAGAAAGGGATGCCTGGACACTTCGCCCAAACTGCCGACGGCGCGTGGGAACCGGACCCCTGGCTGTGGGACGACCAGGCGCTGGTGGTTAACGTGCGTAATCATGGGTTAGTCGTGCTCTCGGCGTGCAGCCACTCCGGGATCGTCAATATTCTCCACTATGCCCGCAAACTGACCGGCGTTCACAACATCTACGGCATCATCGGCGGGCTGCACCTGTCCGGCAAAGCGTTTGAACCGATCATTCCCGACACGGTTGCGGCGCTGGTCGAGATTGCGCCGCGACTGGCGCTGCCAGGGCACTGCACCGGCTGGAAGGCGCAGCACGCGATTGCGCGCGCGCTGCCGGAGGCCTACGTGCAGACCTGCACCGGAACGCGCGTTCGGGTGGGGTAG
- a CDS encoding metallophosphoesterase family protein: protein MKLAVLADIHGNFPALEAVAADIDAWRPDAIVVGGDIVNRGPSSLACLRFVQERAADSGWRLIRGNHEDYVISVVHDPTDRPGIEGAVRRNVRWTADQLGAAVAALEAMPEIMRLYDPTGGEARIVHASMRHNRDNVLATTPDDELREQIAPPCPLIVVGHTHRPLIRRLDATLVVNVGSVGLPFDGDTRACYGRMEWRNGGWRAEIVRVPYDRERADYDFIATRYLDTSGPVARLVYDEFLTGWPRIYTWVARYREPVLAGAISIDESIDELLAICDGGPPPDWMKPAAPFS, encoded by the coding sequence ATGAAACTTGCTGTTCTTGCCGACATTCACGGAAACTTCCCCGCTCTCGAAGCCGTTGCCGCCGATATTGACGCCTGGCGCCCCGACGCCATCGTGGTTGGCGGAGATATTGTCAATCGTGGTCCATCGTCACTGGCGTGCCTGCGCTTCGTGCAGGAGCGCGCTGCGGATAGTGGATGGCGCCTGATCCGTGGCAATCATGAAGATTATGTCATCTCTGTGGTTCACGACCCGACCGACCGCCCCGGCATCGAGGGCGCCGTTCGACGCAACGTGCGCTGGACGGCGGATCAACTCGGCGCTGCGGTTGCGGCTCTCGAAGCGATGCCGGAGATTATGCGCCTGTACGATCCGACCGGTGGCGAGGCGCGCATTGTGCATGCCTCGATGCGCCACAACCGCGACAATGTGCTGGCGACGACGCCGGACGACGAACTGCGCGAGCAGATTGCTCCGCCGTGCCCGCTGATCGTTGTCGGTCATACGCATCGTCCGCTCATTCGGCGCCTTGATGCAACGCTGGTGGTGAATGTCGGTTCGGTGGGGCTGCCGTTCGACGGCGATACGCGCGCCTGCTATGGACGGATGGAGTGGCGCAATGGCGGCTGGCGCGCGGAGATCGTGCGCGTGCCATATGACCGTGAGCGCGCTGATTATGATTTCATTGCCACGAGGTACCTCGACACGAGTGGACCGGTGGCGCGACTGGTGTACGATGAGTTTCTCACCGGCTGGCCCCGCATTTACACCTGGGTGGCGCGCTACCGCGAACCGGTGCTGGCGGGGGCTATCTCGATCGATGAGTCAATCGATGAGTTGTTGGCGATCTGCGACGGGGGACCTCCACCAGACTGGATGAAACCGGCGGCGCCGTTTTCCTAA
- a CDS encoding extracellular solute-binding protein, which translates to MTTKLSRRRFLKVAAAGAGSIGAAALLAACGGAAPQGGQPTGGQAQPAAPVQGDAVVTEITFWWWDQVGEVWKEPFEKAHPNIKLNFVNTPFADAHDKLLTSFAAGSGAPDVASIEIGRVGNFTAKGGLADLLAPPFDAGSLKNDMVAYKWTQGSTADGRLVCLPWDIGPAGVWYRTDIFEALGLPTDPEAVEELIGGPNRTWDDFFAFAKQLKEKSGGKTSLFADAGTDIYGAVYRQQGEGYADGNKVLIEEKATRPFQLAARARKDGIDANIPWWGAEWQTGLKDNAFAGMVIACWMQGGLTREQPDLVGKWRVIRAPEANYNWGGSFMAIPEQSKNKEAAWTFVKWACATAEGQNIMFKASGVFPAYKPAWQDPLYDEPVPFFGGQRAYRLWTEIGDNIKAIFRTPHDLQLDDIVGAELTKVLQEGKDPVQAAKDAEAEAIRRIPDMQA; encoded by the coding sequence ATGACCACCAAACTCTCACGACGCAGGTTCCTCAAGGTTGCTGCCGCAGGCGCGGGCAGCATTGGCGCAGCAGCGCTGCTGGCGGCGTGCGGCGGCGCGGCGCCGCAGGGCGGGCAACCGACAGGCGGGCAGGCGCAACCTGCCGCGCCGGTTCAGGGTGACGCCGTTGTCACCGAGATCACCTTCTGGTGGTGGGATCAGGTCGGTGAGGTGTGGAAAGAACCGTTTGAGAAGGCGCACCCCAACATCAAACTCAACTTCGTCAACACCCCCTTCGCCGACGCGCACGACAAACTCCTGACCTCCTTCGCCGCCGGAAGCGGCGCTCCCGATGTCGCTTCAATTGAGATCGGGCGTGTCGGCAATTTCACCGCCAAAGGCGGCCTCGCCGATCTGCTGGCGCCGCCGTTTGATGCCGGCAGCCTGAAGAACGATATGGTTGCCTACAAGTGGACACAAGGCTCCACTGCCGATGGCCGTCTCGTCTGCCTGCCGTGGGACATCGGACCGGCTGGCGTTTGGTACCGCACCGACATTTTCGAGGCGCTTGGGTTGCCAACCGATCCAGAGGCGGTCGAGGAGTTGATCGGCGGTCCCAACCGCACGTGGGACGACTTCTTCGCGTTCGCAAAGCAACTGAAAGAGAAGAGCGGCGGCAAGACCTCGCTCTTCGCCGATGCCGGCACCGACATCTATGGCGCCGTTTACCGCCAGCAGGGTGAGGGATATGCCGATGGCAACAAAGTGCTGATCGAAGAAAAGGCGACCCGTCCATTCCAGCTGGCTGCGCGCGCGCGCAAAGACGGGATCGATGCCAATATTCCCTGGTGGGGCGCCGAGTGGCAGACCGGCTTGAAAGACAACGCCTTTGCCGGGATGGTCATCGCATGCTGGATGCAGGGCGGGTTGACGCGTGAGCAGCCCGATCTGGTTGGGAAGTGGCGCGTGATACGCGCTCCAGAAGCCAACTATAACTGGGGCGGCTCGTTCATGGCGATCCCGGAGCAGAGCAAGAATAAAGAAGCCGCCTGGACCTTCGTCAAATGGGCATGCGCAACGGCAGAGGGGCAGAACATCATGTTCAAGGCGTCGGGTGTGTTTCCGGCATATAAGCCCGCCTGGCAGGACCCGCTGTACGATGAGCCGGTGCCGTTCTTCGGCGGTCAGCGCGCCTATCGTCTCTGGACGGAGATCGGCGACAACATCAAGGCGATTTTCCGCACGCCGCACGATCTCCAGCTCGATGACATCGTTGGCGCGGAATTGAC